The Psychromonas sp. MME1 genome window below encodes:
- a CDS encoding Wzz/FepE/Etk N-terminal domain-containing protein, which yields MNHNYPENMQPFMAAQADDEIDLRELFHALWKGKWIIILCTAVLAVGGVFFALSQPNTYKSDVLLAPTQGSSGGGLSGQLGGLAALAGVNIGGAQADDPKVEALAVLQSRKFIDAFIVKHDLLVPLMASTKWIEDSNTLILDEELYDAATKEWLFDPEENETLKPTLWDANKAFKELLAVSEDKESGMVTISVTHFSPFVAQQWATLLVSELNEWMKQNELDRSSKNLGYLQSKIDETSIAELRTVFYQMVEEQIKKRMIAEVQDEYVFKTIDPAVVAEEKAGPKRALICVLATLLGGMLGVAIVLVRFAFNKKEPTELTTTV from the coding sequence ATGAATCATAACTACCCTGAAAATATGCAACCTTTTATGGCTGCACAAGCTGATGATGAAATCGACCTGCGTGAATTGTTTCATGCACTATGGAAAGGCAAATGGATCATCATACTCTGTACCGCTGTGCTTGCCGTTGGCGGTGTTTTTTTTGCTTTATCGCAACCCAATACCTATAAATCTGATGTGTTACTCGCTCCCACGCAGGGCAGTTCTGGCGGAGGTTTGTCAGGACAACTTGGTGGCTTAGCTGCATTAGCAGGAGTTAATATCGGTGGTGCACAAGCGGATGATCCTAAGGTTGAGGCATTAGCCGTTTTACAATCGCGTAAATTTATCGACGCTTTCATTGTTAAACATGACCTGTTAGTGCCCCTGATGGCCAGTACAAAATGGATAGAGGATAGTAACACCCTGATTTTAGATGAAGAGCTATATGATGCCGCCACTAAGGAGTGGTTATTTGACCCAGAAGAAAATGAAACGTTAAAACCGACCCTCTGGGATGCTAATAAAGCATTTAAGGAATTACTTGCAGTATCGGAAGACAAAGAAAGTGGTATGGTGACTATCAGCGTTACGCACTTTTCTCCTTTTGTTGCACAGCAGTGGGCGACATTATTGGTTTCTGAGCTTAATGAGTGGATGAAACAGAACGAATTAGACAGATCCAGCAAAAATCTTGGCTATTTGCAGTCTAAAATAGACGAAACATCTATTGCTGAATTGCGTACGGTATTTTATCAAATGGTAGAAGAGCAGATTAAAAAAAGAATGATTGCCGAAGTACAGGATGAATACGTTTTTAAAACCATTGACCCTGCCGTGGTTGCAGAGGAAAAAGCTGGACCTAAACGCGCCTTAATTTGTGTATTAGCAACCCTGTTAGGTGGTATGTTAGGTGTCGCCATCGTACTCGTGCGGTTCGCCTTTAATAAAAAAGAGCCAACAGAGCTCACTACAACCGTATAG
- a CDS encoding transposase: protein MLHKTLFHIDQINAIQFVTFRTQESVRYYLHKNRPDISQSVSEQQFKQDQFLDICNAGAILNDEIIGKLIAFFKAKNTSCYELIAVSIMPNHIHLLFQQILPLVNIMQKIKGGSAFLINQHYQRRGIVWDRSYFDKVVRTEKQFVMTYQYIKNNAVKAGLKDANQRFYGVYEDE, encoded by the coding sequence ATGCTTCATAAAACTCTTTTTCATATCGATCAAATTAATGCAATTCAGTTCGTGACATTTAGAACACAGGAGAGTGTTCGCTACTATCTTCACAAAAACAGGCCGGATATAAGCCAAAGTGTTTCAGAGCAACAATTTAAACAAGACCAATTTTTAGATATTTGTAATGCAGGGGCAATATTAAATGATGAAATCATTGGCAAACTTATCGCTTTTTTTAAAGCAAAAAATACCAGTTGTTATGAACTTATTGCAGTCTCGATTATGCCCAATCATATCCACCTGCTTTTTCAGCAAATATTGCCACTTGTTAATATTATGCAAAAAATAAAGGGTGGTAGTGCTTTTTTGATAAACCAACACTATCAAAGAAGAGGGATTGTCTGGGATCGGAGTTATTTTGATAAGGTCGTCAGAACGGAAAAGCAATTTGTAATGACTTATCAATATATTAAAAACAATGCGGTAAAAGCAGGGCTAAAAGATGCTAACCAACGCTTTTATGGTGTTTATGAAGATGAATAA